The sequence below is a genomic window from Ignavibacteriales bacterium.
ATCTGGCTCCGCTTAATTATATCCATTAGGCGTGATCTTGCTTCTCGCAATAAACAATGTCACTGCGAGCGATTTGGCATCCATAAGTCCACCGAGTTCATTTTGTATACGAACTGCATCTCTGCAGGAGGTTAACATCAGATTAAAATAATTATCATCCAGAATTTTATTGTTGACTTTCTCTGGACTTTCAACATTATTCGGCAGAACCTTCACTTCGAAAGTCGTAACTACTTTACTTCCTCTCTGCTCAGCACGTTTACAGATTTCCACTTTATCTCCTCTGCGGAGATCTTTCAGTTTCTCGTGAACTTCTTTATCAGGAAAGAAGGTTAACTCTTCACCAGTTCCGTTACGGACATTGTAGAGATAATACTCCCCGTAGCGTGATGTTCCAGTAAGACATTGATCCTGCAATAATTCGATCTTAACTGGCTTGTTTAATTCCAGTTCCAGTTTCAGTTTTTTCTCCGGCATTTTCTTCCTCGTTGTTTAGTTTATAGCTGAATTCAATTTCGCCCTCAATTACTTTAACTCCTTTTGGAGTAGGTCTGGTTTTGATATGATTCTTGATAGCCAGGAGATTTGGTTTTATTTGCTCAGGAACAACAGTCAACCATTCTTTACGTGCATTTTTCAAGAACAATTCTAGGTCTTCAATTTCAACTCGATCTGGCTTTTTGTGCATTTTCAATGTTCCATTGCACAGTGATATTGTTTTGTCTCCTCGTTCACGAATGTATGCTTCAAGCTTCATTTCAAGCCATTTTATTCTTTCCTGGATCTGAGAGTTCTTAGAAAGAATGAAGTTTCGAATCATCTTGCATTCCTTTTCAGCTTCCTGAAAGTTATGCTCGATCTCAGACTGAAATTTTTTTATTGCAAGCAGCATAAGATCATAACTTGCCTCAGTCTGTTCCTGTTCTTTTGCTTCTACTTCTTTCAGAAGCTCATCCATAAAGTTTATTTCCAAAATCTTACTCCTTTAATTCTTTTAGTTATGATTACAATTACTATCTCAATAGCAATTCTACCTGCGATTTTAGCTACTTCTTTTAACCAGTGATTTCTTCCTGTTCGCATTTTTTCGTTTTCCTTTCTCATCATTCCCAAGTTCTTCTTTAAGTATTTCAATTATTGATTCTGTTATCTTCATTGCGATTCGTATCATTTTCTTGCTTTCCATTATTTGATTTTATCCTTTCTAAATATTGTTCAACAGCTTCGTTAACTAGTTTTGTCATAGGTGTCTTTCTTTCATCTGAGTGCTTAAGCAGGTAAAGTTCACGAACAAGTTCCGGTTTGATCTTTGGACTATATGACATAAAGATCCTCCTCATTTATTCCCATTCCACATACTTCGCATTTATTGAAGAGCTTTCCATCGTGGTAAGTAGTCTGACAGAAACACCAGGGACATTCAATCATTAACTCATCGAAATTAGATGCAGCAGGGTAATGAAACTGTCTGTCAAACCATCTGCTTTTAGCAGGATAGTATTTCTGGTAGGATTCAACACCATCCTTGTTTATGATGAGTGCATAATTGTTCTGCATCTCGTAGAAATGAAAGTCCTTTTCTCCAAGATTAAATCCTCTTTGAGTAACTGATTCAATGTTCAGTGACTGCTGCATTATTTCTCTTTCACTGCAGAAGTAGAGAATATCACTCCTGGAATCGTAATACAGATCAATAGGATTATCTTTCTTAATCAGAATAAGTTTCTCAGGATCATTCCTGTCAATCATAGCAACAGCAAATGAACCTTCAATTCGATCAAATAATCTTTTTAATCTGTTACCTTTTGTTTTTGCAGAAAGCAGATGAAGAATAGACTCACTATCAACCTCACCGTCTCTCTGCTTCTTTCCGATTATCTCTTTGTCATTATAAATGATTCCGTTATGAACTATTGCAATTCCATTCTTTGAGAACAGTGGGTGATTGTTAGCGTTATTCTTTTCACTGCCTTGAGTCTTCATTCTTGTATGAAGAATCATAACTCTTGGAAGATCAAGACTTTTCCAATCAGCTTCTTTAATAAGTTCAGATGATTTGATTGGCTTCTTATGGACGATGAGATTATTGTCCTCAATAAAAGCAAACCCGCAAGCATCTCTGCCGCGGGATTCTAAAAGAGAGAACATTGTCGTTATTTTATCTTTATCGGGTATAGTTTTCCCAAAGGAATACCAGCCCATTATTCCGCACATATTAAACTCCGTTTAGTT
It includes:
- a CDS encoding host-nuclease inhibitor Gam family protein, with the translated sequence MEINFMDELLKEVEAKEQEQTEASYDLMLLAIKKFQSEIEHNFQEAEKECKMIRNFILSKNSQIQERIKWLEMKLEAYIRERGDKTISLCNGTLKMHKKPDRVEIEDLELFLKNARKEWLTVVPEQIKPNLLAIKNHIKTRPTPKGVKVIEGEIEFSYKLNNEEENAGEKTETGTGIKQAS